The Roseovarius indicus genome has a segment encoding these proteins:
- the prfB gene encoding peptide chain release factor 2: MRAEIETAVSEIENSLELLRQRMGWDTAQHRLEEFNARVEDPTLWDDPAKAQKLMRDRQALVDAIETHDSIKQDLSDNIELIELGEMEEDADVVNDAESAIKALQQKAAAKELEALLDGEADGNDTFLEINAGAGGTESCDWANMLARMYVRWAEKRGYTVELQSESPGDEAGIKSAAYKISGHNAYGWLKSESGVHRLVRISPFDSAAKRHTSFSSVWVYPVVDDNIEIEVNPSDVRVDTFRSSGAGGQHVNKTDSAVRMTHIPTGIVVTSSEKSQHQNRDIAMKALKSRLYQMELDKRNEAIAEAHEAKGDAGWGNQIRSYVLQPYQMVKDLRTGVETSDTKGVLDGDLDQFMAATLAMNVSGKSRAEAQGED; encoded by the coding sequence ATGCGCGCCGAAATCGAAACCGCCGTCTCCGAGATCGAGAATTCGCTGGAGCTTCTGCGCCAGCGGATGGGCTGGGACACCGCCCAGCACCGGCTGGAGGAATTCAACGCCCGCGTCGAGGACCCGACCCTGTGGGACGACCCGGCCAAGGCGCAGAAGCTGATGCGCGACCGGCAGGCGCTGGTCGATGCGATCGAGACGCATGACTCCATCAAGCAGGACCTGTCGGACAATATCGAGCTGATCGAACTGGGCGAGATGGAGGAGGACGCGGATGTCGTGAACGACGCCGAGTCCGCCATCAAGGCGCTGCAACAGAAGGCCGCGGCCAAGGAGCTGGAGGCGTTGCTCGATGGCGAGGCGGATGGCAACGACACCTTTCTCGAGATCAACGCGGGCGCGGGCGGCACGGAAAGCTGCGACTGGGCGAACATGCTGGCGCGGATGTATGTCCGCTGGGCCGAGAAACGGGGCTACACGGTCGAACTGCAATCGGAAAGCCCGGGTGACGAGGCCGGCATCAAGTCGGCGGCCTACAAGATTTCGGGCCATAACGCCTATGGCTGGCTGAAATCGGAATCGGGCGTGCACCGGCTGGTGCGGATTTCGCCCTTCGATTCAGCTGCCAAGCGGCATACCTCGTTCAGCTCGGTCTGGGTCTACCCGGTGGTCGACGACAATATCGAGATCGAGGTGAACCCCTCGGATGTGCGGGTGGATACGTTCCGCTCGTCCGGTGCGGGCGGGCAGCACGTGAACAAGACCGACTCGGCCGTGCGGATGACGCACATTCCCACGGGGATCGTGGTGACCAGCTCCGAGAAGTCGCAGCACCAGAACCGCGATATCGCCATGAAGGCGCTGAAATCGCGGCTGTACCAGATGGAGCTGGACAAGCGGAACGAGGCCATTGCCGAGGCGCACGAGGCCAAGGGCGACGCGGGCTGGGGCAACCAGATCCGGTCTTACGTGCTGCAGCCCTACCAGATGGTGAAGGACCTGCGGACCGGGGTCGAGACGTCGGACACGAAAGGCGTGCTCGACGGCGATCTTGACCAGTTCATGGCGGCGACGCTGGCGATGAACGTGTCGGGCAAGAGCCGGGCCGAGGCGCAGGGCGAGGACTAG
- a CDS encoding glutathione S-transferase family protein codes for MLTVWGRKTSSNVQAVMWGIAELGLEYRRHDVGHRFGGTDTDEFRAMNPNRTVPVLQDGEEEPLWESAAILRYLATRYGTAPFWPEDIPARAQVDKWAEWAKVNINSAFTVPIFWKVVRTPEAERDWPAIRAAVAALEGKLAIAEDRLGQVAHLAGDDFTLADVQFGHVLYRYYEIGIERGTFPNVRRYYEALQERPAYREHVMVSYADLAV; via the coding sequence ATGCTGACGGTCTGGGGGAGGAAGACCTCGTCGAACGTGCAGGCGGTGATGTGGGGCATTGCCGAGCTGGGGCTGGAGTATCGGCGCCACGATGTGGGCCATCGCTTCGGCGGGACGGATACGGATGAATTCCGTGCCATGAACCCCAACCGGACGGTGCCGGTTCTGCAGGATGGCGAGGAGGAGCCGTTGTGGGAATCGGCGGCGATCTTGCGGTATCTCGCGACCCGTTATGGCACGGCGCCGTTCTGGCCCGAGGATATCCCGGCCCGGGCGCAGGTCGACAAATGGGCGGAATGGGCGAAGGTCAATATCAACAGCGCCTTCACGGTGCCGATCTTCTGGAAGGTCGTGCGCACGCCCGAGGCCGAGCGCGATTGGCCGGCGATAAGGGCCGCGGTGGCGGCGCTTGAGGGGAAGCTGGCGATTGCCGAGGACCGGCTGGGGCAGGTTGCCCATCTCGCGGGGGATGATTTCACCCTGGCGGATGTGCAGTTCGGGCATGTGCTGTACCGTTATTACGAGATCGGGATCGAGCGGGGCACGTTTCCGAACGTGCGGCGGTATTACGAGGCGTTGCAGGAGCGGCCGGCCTACCGGGAGCACGTGATGGTGTCTTACGCGGACCTGGCGGTCTGA
- a CDS encoding penicillin-binding protein 1A encodes MLRPILTLFGTIFSLATLIVVMVALSIGAVFHIYGKDLPSHESLATYTPPTISRIYSGEGKIIDEFARERRLFTPAEEIPELVKQAFISAEDKNFYNHAGYDARGIAAAIVEAVKTRGETVRGASTITQQVMKNFLLSGDRRIERKIKEIILATRIEETLSKEDILELYLNEIFLGQNSYGVTAAAQTYFNKTLSELAPHEAAFLASMPQAPGRTHPVHNKDRLRDRRNYVLTEMYENGYITEAVKEEEIAQDLRSVQNGDFPEWRETLPPRDYFTDEIRRQLSEDFGEGEFFTGGLTVRATIDPEMQEAGAQALQRQLENYDRNRKTWRGTGVTLDEAVLEDEAKWREALASADVARDIKLDGQWYPAVVLERGDQEMTIGVEGVEGIQSVPRKDIGWLPGDFKETFKRGDVVHVRRMTADDDGSFIRWTLRQVPEVQGGFVAMDVHNGRVLAMQGGFSYQDSVFNRATQADRQPGSSFKPFVYAAALDSGYSPATIVIDAPIEIDTAGGIWRPRNSSNQFYGPTPLRTGIEMSRNLMTIRLAQEVGMDTVASYAERFGVYDRMSTFLANSLGSEETTLYRMVSAYSMFANGGERVEPTLVDRVQNRYGETVYKHDPRDCIECDDPSVPQNRGPRIVSNRDQVIDSVTAYQLTSMMQGVVQRGTASGAINLPVPVAGKTGTTNDARDVWFVGFTSNIAAGCYIGFDQPRGLGRGAYGSSMCGPVFQEFMSQAIKKYGGGRFKVPEGGHFIKIDRYTGERLPEGASGAHVVAEYFRDGEEPLFGYVYDGGFAMGNDLEMFEQNRSGEGVREVTTSDGDTGTVSDKASFGSLSSGGLY; translated from the coding sequence GTGCTCAGACCCATTCTCACCTTGTTCGGAACGATCTTCAGCCTTGCGACACTGATTGTCGTCATGGTCGCGCTGTCGATCGGCGCGGTGTTCCATATCTATGGCAAGGACCTGCCGAGCCACGAATCGCTGGCCACCTACACGCCGCCGACGATCAGCCGGATCTATTCGGGCGAGGGCAAGATCATCGACGAGTTCGCCCGCGAGCGGCGGCTGTTCACGCCCGCCGAGGAAATTCCCGAGCTGGTGAAGCAGGCGTTCATCTCGGCCGAGGACAAGAATTTCTACAACCACGCCGGTTACGACGCGCGCGGGATCGCGGCCGCCATCGTCGAGGCGGTCAAGACGCGGGGCGAGACGGTGCGCGGCGCCTCGACCATCACCCAGCAGGTGATGAAGAACTTCCTGCTGTCGGGCGACCGCCGGATCGAGCGGAAGATCAAGGAGATCATCCTGGCGACGCGGATCGAGGAGACGCTGAGCAAGGAGGATATCCTCGAGCTGTACCTCAACGAGATCTTCCTCGGGCAGAACTCCTATGGGGTGACCGCCGCCGCGCAGACCTATTTCAACAAGACGCTGAGCGAGCTGGCCCCGCACGAGGCCGCCTTCCTGGCCTCGATGCCGCAGGCGCCGGGCCGGACGCACCCGGTGCACAACAAGGACAGGCTGCGCGACCGCCGCAACTACGTGCTGACGGAGATGTACGAGAACGGCTACATCACCGAGGCCGTGAAGGAGGAGGAGATCGCCCAGGATCTGCGCTCGGTCCAGAATGGCGATTTCCCGGAATGGCGCGAGACCTTGCCGCCGCGGGATTATTTCACCGACGAGATCCGCCGACAGCTGTCGGAGGATTTCGGCGAGGGCGAGTTCTTTACCGGCGGCCTGACCGTGCGCGCCACGATCGACCCAGAGATGCAGGAGGCGGGCGCGCAGGCGCTGCAGCGGCAGCTGGAGAATTACGACCGCAACCGCAAGACATGGCGCGGCACGGGCGTGACGCTGGACGAGGCGGTGCTGGAGGACGAGGCAAAATGGCGCGAGGCGCTGGCTTCGGCCGACGTGGCGCGGGATATCAAGCTGGATGGCCAGTGGTACCCCGCCGTGGTGCTGGAGCGGGGCGACCAGGAGATGACGATCGGCGTGGAAGGCGTCGAGGGGATCCAGTCGGTGCCGCGCAAGGATATCGGCTGGCTGCCGGGGGACTTCAAGGAGACCTTCAAGCGGGGCGACGTGGTGCATGTGCGCCGGATGACCGCCGATGACGATGGCAGCTTCATCCGCTGGACGCTGCGGCAGGTGCCGGAGGTGCAGGGCGGCTTCGTGGCGATGGACGTGCATAACGGCCGGGTTCTGGCGATGCAGGGCGGGTTCTCCTACCAGGATTCGGTGTTCAACCGGGCAACGCAGGCCGACCGGCAGCCGGGCTCGAGCTTCAAGCCCTTCGTCTATGCCGCCGCGCTCGACAGCGGGTATTCCCCGGCGACGATCGTGATCGACGCGCCGATCGAGATCGACACGGCGGGCGGCATCTGGCGGCCGCGCAACTCGTCGAACCAGTTCTACGGGCCGACGCCGCTGCGCACGGGCATCGAGATGTCGCGGAACCTGATGACCATCCGCCTGGCGCAGGAGGTGGGGATGGATACCGTTGCCTCCTATGCGGAACGGTTCGGCGTCTATGACCGGATGAGCACCTTCCTGGCCAACTCGCTGGGCTCGGAAGAGACGACTCTCTACCGCATGGTCTCGGCCTATTCGATGTTCGCCAATGGCGGCGAGCGGGTCGAGCCGACGCTGGTTGACCGGGTGCAGAACCGCTATGGCGAGACGGTCTACAAGCATGACCCGCGCGACTGTATCGAGTGCGATGACCCCTCGGTGCCGCAGAACCGGGGCCCGCGTATCGTGTCGAACCGCGACCAGGTGATCGACTCGGTCACGGCCTACCAGCTGACCTCGATGATGCAGGGCGTGGTACAGCGCGGCACGGCCTCGGGGGCGATCAACCTGCCGGTGCCCGTGGCCGGCAAGACCGGGACGACGAACGATGCGCGCGACGTGTGGTTCGTGGGCTTCACCTCGAACATCGCGGCGGGCTGCTACATCGGCTTCGACCAGCCGCGCGGCCTGGGCCGGGGGGCCTATGGCTCGTCGATGTGCGGGCCGGTCTTCCAGGAGTTCATGTCGCAGGCGATCAAGAAATACGGCGGCGGCCGGTTCAAGGTGCCGGAGGGCGGCCATTTCATCAAGATCGACCGTTACACCGGCGAGCGGCTGCCCGAGGGCGCCAGCGGCGCGCATGTGGTGGCCGAGTATTTCCGCGACGGCGAGGAGCCGCTCTTCGGGTATGTCTACGATGGCGGCTTCGCCATGGGCAACGACCTGGAGATGTTCGAGCAGAACCGCTCGGGCGAGGGCGTGCGCGAGGTGACCACCTCGGACGGCGATACCGGCACGGTCAGCGACAAGGCCAGCTTTGGCAGCCTGAGTTCGGGGGGCCTGTACTGA
- a CDS encoding N-acetylmuramoyl-L-alanine amidase: MIRICLALAICAMGLSAQAQGRDLSALARVEMAQTRIDDISGGLRVRLGLSQGVPFRVFTLDEPARLVLDFREVDWRGADPALIDWADGARAVRMGTFRPGWSRMVVDLGGPFAVRTTEAKTDTASGKVVIEVILREVSEEAFAAAAGAAPLPGWEVDQPGLPAVKKARQTGEEKLLVVLDPGHGGIDPGAEADGDNEKTLMLRFALELRDHLLRAGGFDVALTREEDKFVSLERRVAIAHELGADVFLSLHADALSEGRATGATVYTLSDSASDEASAALAERHNRANILAGVDLTESDDVVADVLMDLARMETQPRADQLAQAIRLGIKEQGLPLNSRPLRSAGFSVLKSPDIPSILIELGFLSSQSDLEHLRDPEWRATMAAGIRDALQAWRIADAAAAKLVRQ; the protein is encoded by the coding sequence ATGATCAGGATTTGTCTGGCGCTGGCGATCTGCGCGATGGGCCTTTCGGCGCAGGCGCAGGGGCGTGACCTGAGCGCGCTGGCGCGGGTCGAGATGGCGCAGACGCGCATCGACGATATCTCGGGCGGGCTGCGCGTGCGGCTGGGGCTGAGCCAGGGCGTGCCGTTCCGCGTGTTCACGCTGGACGAGCCGGCGCGGCTGGTGCTGGATTTCCGCGAGGTGGACTGGCGCGGGGCCGACCCGGCGCTGATCGACTGGGCCGACGGGGCGCGGGCGGTGCGCATGGGCACGTTCCGGCCCGGATGGTCGCGGATGGTGGTCGACCTGGGCGGGCCCTTTGCCGTGAGGACGACGGAGGCGAAGACCGACACGGCCAGCGGCAAGGTGGTGATCGAGGTGATCCTGCGCGAGGTGTCGGAGGAGGCGTTCGCCGCCGCCGCGGGCGCCGCGCCGCTGCCCGGCTGGGAGGTCGATCAGCCCGGGCTGCCGGCGGTGAAGAAGGCGCGGCAGACCGGCGAGGAGAAGCTGCTGGTGGTGCTCGACCCCGGCCATGGCGGTATCGACCCGGGCGCCGAGGCCGACGGCGACAACGAGAAGACGCTGATGCTGCGCTTTGCGCTGGAATTGCGCGACCACCTGCTGCGCGCGGGCGGGTTCGACGTGGCGCTGACGCGGGAGGAAGACAAGTTCGTCTCGCTCGAGCGGCGGGTGGCGATTGCCCACGAGCTGGGGGCGGATGTTTTCCTGTCGCTGCATGCCGACGCGCTGAGCGAGGGGCGGGCGACGGGGGCCACTGTCTATACGCTGTCGGACAGCGCCAGCGACGAGGCCAGCGCGGCGCTGGCCGAGCGGCACAACCGGGCCAATATCCTGGCCGGGGTGGACCTGACCGAAAGCGACGACGTGGTGGCCGACGTGCTGATGGACCTCGCGCGGATGGAGACGCAGCCGCGCGCCGACCAGCTGGCCCAGGCGATCCGGCTGGGGATCAAGGAGCAGGGGCTGCCGCTCAACTCGCGGCCGTTGCGTTCGGCCGGGTTCTCGGTGCTGAAATCGCCGGATATCCCGTCGATCCTGATCGAGCTGGGGTTTCTGTCGAGCCAGAGCGACCTGGAGCACCTGCGCGACCCGGAATGGCGCGCGACCATGGCGGCCGGGATTCGCGATGCGCTGCAGGCCTGGCGGATTGCCGATGCGGCCGCCGCCAAGCTGGTTCGCCAGTAG